A window of Saccharomyces paradoxus chromosome XIII, complete sequence genomic DNA:
TTACTTGTACAGAAGAGTAAACGTTCTTTTCCAACGTCAATCCGAATGGTCTAAATTCGATATATTCAACAAACTGAAGCAATCAACTTTTGAGTCCTCATTTCATGGTGTCGTAGAATTGGCCCTAAGGTATGAAAACCTATTACCACAGCTGAAAGAAATGGAGCAAGATTCTGGAAGTAATGGCGACGATATATTGAAGgttcttttcaaagagTTTATTGAGATTTCTTTGTGGGGCAATGCCACTGATTTATCTTTATTGACCAATGCCActttagaagaaattaaatctATCCAAGGTGCCAAGGCAAGAGCTGAATCCGAGTCCAAGATTGTTATTAATGACACAGAGAAGGCGTGGGAGGTATTGATTAAGGCCAAAGCCGAGGCTAATAGCAGACAAATTCGTGTCGATTTTGTTTTAGACAATTCTGGTTTTGAATTGTATGCTGATTTAATGTTAGCAGCTTTTCTGTTACAGAGTGGCTTGGCCACCAAATGTATTTTTCATGCCAAAGACATCCCATACATGGTTAGTGATGTCATGTTGAAGGATTTCGGCATTTTAGTTCAAGACCTAAGAGATCGTAAATTCTTCCCCAGCGGCGAGGCTGCGACAAAGGAATCCAAGGCTCTTGATTTATTCGCTGCTGAAATGGACAAGTTTGTATCTAGCGGTAAAATAGAATTTCGTGAAGATTCTTTCTGGACCACAGAATTGGATTATTGGAATTTGGATACAAAGGAAGTCAAATACCACGGATCCATTTTACACAAAGATTTACAAAATTCCAATTTGGTTATTTTCAAAGGTGACTTAAACTATAGAAAATTAACTGGAGACAGGAAATGGCCCCGTACCACTAGGTGGGAAACGGCTATCGGACCTCTAGCCACTAACGGTATTACATCATTGAGTCTGAGAACCTGTAAAGCGGATGTACAAGTTGGTTTACCTGAAGGTCTTGATGCGAAATTGAGTCAAGAAtgggaaaaggaaaatccTGGCCGTGGTTCTTGGTGGTGTTGTAGCGGTAAGTGGGCAGTCATTTGTTTCTGCTCAGGtgtattaaagaagaaatgataCGGTGCCCTTTATAACTTTACCTTatgactttttttatgaaatGTTTAGAAAAgtatataaatttttaataCATACCTTTTATTACTATGCTtctgataaaaaaaaacaacctATAAAGCAGGTTAAATTCGTTGACGAAAGAGGAGGTAGGGAATAATAACAGAAAAGGGATATAATAGACCAAATGGCGTCAATAACAGAACAGTTCAACGATATCATTAGTATATACTCTGCAAAATTAGAACATTCATCTCTAAGGCAGGATTCGCCGGAATATCAGGGCTTATTACTTTCCACGATTgagaaattattaaacttAAGAACCGCAATTTTCGATAGGTTGGCATTGTTTAGTACCAATGAGACCATTGATGATATATCTACTACTTCCATCAAATTTCTAGCAGTTGATTATTATTTGGGATTGTTGATATCAAGACGACAGTCGAATGATTCGGGTGTTGCTCAAAGGCAGTCTATGAAATTGATTTACCTGAAGAAAAGCATTGAGTCTTTCATTAGTTTCTTAACAATATTGCAGGATTATAAGCTTCTGGATCCTTTGGTTAGTGAAAAACTAGGTAACTTCAAGGATCGTTATAAACCACAGCTGAGCGAATTATATGCGCAACctaaaaatgataaagattTATCTGGAGCGCAGTTAAAGAGGAAAGAGAAGATTGAGCTATTTCAGCGCAATAAAGAAGTTAGTGCAAAATTGCACTACTTAGAATTGGAACTAAGAAACGATGGCGAGGACCACGACCATGATGAATTACTAAGAGAACTATATCTGGTGAGGCTAAGCCAATTTAGTCTTGATACGTTCAACAATATTGAACaaaatttatttgaatGTGAAATGCTCTCTAACTTCCTCAAGAATTCCTCACATGAAATCGAATCACCTAGTACtcaaataagaaaagaatcgAACGACAATGATTCCACTGGCTTTACCGATAAATTAGAAAACATAAATAGGCCTTTGATAGACAAAAAAGGCCAAGTCTTGAGGAACTTCACACTTGTCGACAAGAGGCAGCAGTTGCAACAAAAAGTGCGAGGATACGGTCAATATGGACCAACAATGTCGGTGGAGGAATTTTTAgataaagaatttgaagatgGTCGAGTTCTTCAAGGTGGTGAAGAACCAGAGCAAGTACcggatgaagaaaacatgCACTGGCaagataaagaaacttATAAAGCTCGTGAATGGGACGAGTTCAAGGAAAGTCATGCTAAAGGAAGCGGAAACACCATGAATAGAggatagaaaaaaatacctATTTACGTATACGTAAGTATTTATTAGACTGATTCaattaatattttttttttgccagCATCATCTATATTTTAATCTTGTGCAAGAggatttcattatttttattcacGGTGATTAATACCGGTGTGGAATCTACCattaaatttgaagaaaaaatcacaGGTCCTTCGCTTTCTGAGGAATTGATGTTTGCTACAACAAATTGGTCGATTGACGGTTTCAGGTCATCTAAATTCCTAAACTCAAAGTCTCCATTATTATATGATATAGCGATTATGCCGTCATTCAAATTGAGTTGTATTGGTTGTGTTGACGATGGAGTCAATTGTTCCTTTagaacaatttttttcttatcaaaagaataaacCAACAACCTCTCATTGCTTAGTTGAATTAGTAGTTTAGAGGTTTTTCTATCCAAAAACAAATGGTAGCTTTCTTCATCTGGCTTACCCGATAATATTGTATCGATCTTCAAATCGATTTTTTGTAGAAGTTTACCCTCGAAATCATATATAGTGAGCTGGTAAGGGTTTGAAGACAGTAATATTaaagatttttctgttATACCCAATATACAGTCCAGAATGTCGGTGGAATCATTACTCCCACCGTTATCATTATCATGAGTTATGTCATACGTTTCTTTTATGTTAATTGGGACATCCTCAGTAGCCTCTATATTACCCAACTcccaaattttgatttgCGGTTTGTTCTTACCGGCTATCAGCAaccatttatttttgaaatctatattaataatatcaCTAAACGAAAACTGCTGATCTGAGTTTTGTAATAGGTCCAGATCCGAGATCAAGGATGCGGTGGAAATAGAgaataatttcaaatgcAAACTCTTTTCGATAACAATGAATTTGGAGGTCGAAACCCATAACAATTTCACGATGTTGCTATCTTGCCCTAGAgacattttctttacagATTTGGAATTCATGTTTGCATCCACTTGGTGAATTTCTAACGATTTGGTATCCGCATCATAGAGTGCCATACGATCACCGTAAGAGCTGATAATGTCGACTTTCGGTAATTCAGAGTGAATTTCCGAtattgtattattattttcacGTTTATTAGTTGTACTAAACAAGGATTTCACTTTAGTCGGTGACGACGGCCTTGAAGAGTCTTGCTTGGGCTTCGGTTTGACATTTAAAAGAGcattattcaaaatatccATTCCATTTGTCTTGGCACTGCCCTCCTCCTTGGGAGTATTCATGTTCAGTTTCTCTAAATCATGCAAATCGGAACCAGCATCTCTGCTATTTAATGACTCTAACTGATTGACCGTGTTAGGGCTTTTCagcaaataaataatttcCTTCACGTTTTCTTGAACAGCCAGCTTGGATTTCAATAATGAATCAGGCACCGGTTTTTTTGCCGTTTCACCCTCAGCAGAAACAGCTTTGGACTGTATTTGATTCAATTGATGTTTCAAATCTCTATTTTCCCCCTCTAGTTCCGCAATTCTTGCTTTCATTTCCGACCTTTCAAGCTCCCAAGTGATTCTATCTCTTTCATTCTTCGTGAATTCCGTTTGCAAGTAGTGCATTACACCAGGTAACGTGTAATGCGGATGAACATGTGTCTGGTTAATAGCCATACTGTTTTCTAGTTCAACTGCACACACTCTTTCTTTCGGATTTCTTGGTGATTGTTGTTGCTCCTCACATTTAATCGTTCTAGGTGGCTTTTATCTAAGATTACGCGACGGGGAAGATCGCAAAGTTAAGGCCAATAAAGCATTATACTACGTTCCAACAAAGGGGCCTAGAGGGTACAGCAGCAAACACTGATGGAGAATGATAAACCGTCCTACATAAAACCCGAACTGGTTATATCTTAAACCTTGTTTTCCTGTAAAGTCCGGCGCATGTGAAGACGCAGACAGTAGAGATCAATCTTAAAACAGTAGTAGCAACTGGCACTTTTTTGGCATTTAGTAAGAAACTACTATTATTTGCGTAAGCCACAAGGAAACGGATGTAACACACCTATAACTTACTCCAATTACCTGACACCTAAAAACGTACGTATTAGAACAATTCGAGTGGGGATACAAAAGGGGACTCTGTAGATCAAGAACCATATaattatccttttttttattctctGGGAAGCTATTCGAAAACAAGGGGATAGAACTACAACCAGTTATGAAGGACCTAAATCCAGAAATGGGAAAATCCGCTACGACTAAAGGCCCTTCTCAAGACAATAGAGGCATGGTTGATATAGTAACGCTGCCTAATTTTCCTTGTAACCGCAGTGTGACTCCTCATGAGGAGATTAATCTGGCGCCCTCCAAAATGGAAACTCCAAGAATACTCAATATGACTATGATACCTGATTATTTACAAAAAGAGAACTTTTCTCcagatttttcttctgccACTGTTTCTGCAAAGTCATCCCCTGTGAACGTTACTCATGACGAGTCGCTTTCATTGGGAACCATTGGATCGAATAATGCAAAAAGCTCTAAGTATGCGGTTCAACggcaacagcagcagcagcagcaacaacaacaacaacaacaacaagtGGCAGATTTCATAGAGAATAATATACAGTTACTTTCTTCAGAAACTCTGAATTTTAGATCAGACATCATGAAATCTTTGGAGCTTCCCATTCCCAGGAGAAGAGATATTAAGGGAAACCATCTATCTAAATTATTGTTTGCTAAATCACCTCTAACTATCAACACATATTGTCAATTTTATGACCGTAAAACCAAGCGAATTTGCAATCAAGAAATGATATGGAAGGATAAGAACAGTAGGGAAAAGCATGGCTCAAGAAAGTATCAAAGGCATTTGAGTAAAGTTCATGACGTTCAACTGACACCAAATAATTTCactgaattttttgatcatAATTCCCCACTTTTCCAGGAATGCTATGACTATCAATCTAGATTGATGGGTGATCTACTTGTTGAGCCAGATACCAAACCcaaagagaagaagaaaaaacaaaaagagaatGCCAACAGAAATCTTCCCGAAACTGGACAGAGCCTTATCAATTACCAGGTTCAACAGCAGAACGTCCGAGAACTTCAATCAAAAATAGCTATGAACGACTTGATAGAGATCCTTATCGATTTAAACATTCCATTTTCTGTCTTAGATTACCAACCAATGAGAAATTGGCTTATCAAATattcaataatttcaacAGATACTTTACCGGATGAAGTATACTTCAAAACTGATCCAGACGTGAATGAGCTGGAACACAATAGCAATAGtttaaataataacaataacggCACACCTCATAATCATAATCAAAACCAACATACCAATTAATTAAAACTTGCTTTTAATCTGCATACATAAAATTAgatcaaataaataaaaagaaaaaagtaaaaacaaCCGTATATACTATTTCATAAGCAAAAGTTAtcaagttgaaaaaaaactacaaatattaaaattaaaattaaGGTAATAAAATGTATTATAcacaaaaagaataattaAAGCGCAGATTATAAAGGATCTCGGTCATCGAAATTCTGCGGTACCTCACTCAACGATTCATTGTCTTAGCCGAACCGTTTCTCCATTATCCAAGCTTACTAGCATCTACTTTCCCTCTTTATTATCAATTGCATCCTGATCGTCTTCGATCGAGGAACCTTGTGAGAAGCCGCTAAATGTGTGTTCCAAACTATCGGGGCTAACTCCCAGCGATTTCTTATCTCCTGCTTTCGGTGAGACAGGGATATCTTCGGCAGAATTACCATCGTCAGcgtcttctttttttcctgttgATTTATTTCCGATCGAGGAATTCTTCTCAGATTCTTTTGTTTGAGCAACAGAACCAGTATTGGTTGCTGTTTTTGTGATGGTATTCATTGGAATTTCAGCACCACCTGAGTTTTTGCTTTTGGCATCAACTGCCTCTCCCTTCTTTACCTCATCGCcttcttctattttttcaagttggGTCGGTAAatcttcaacatttttcttgacgGGTTTGCTTTGTGTTAAATATTCTTCAGAAGTCATACCAATCAATCTTTTAACTTTCTCTTCGTCAATCTTATCGTCACCACGCGCAGAAGCTACGTCTTTCATAGCCTCCAAAAGACTTagcttttccttctttaaCTCGATTTCGGTTGCGTTTAGCTCGCTCTTACGTTCATTAATCAACGAATCTACTTCCAATTGTTTTAGACGCGCTTCCTTTGTTGATAACTCAGCTTGTTCTTTAGCTTTATTAGCAAGAATGATAACATCATCGTTTAAATGGGATTCCAAAGATTCTTTGGTTTGACCTAATTCCATCAATTTGTCATCTTCCCTGATATTTCTGTTCTTTTGGGCGTCAAGATCATCTCCGTAACCAGAGATCTTTCTCTTATGGTCGACTATAGCATCTTGCAATCTAGAAATCTCTGCGTTAATAGTATCACGCTCTTCCACTAAAGTTTTATGTTCCGCTTCTGCATTTGCCAAATCTTCATGGTAAGGTTTCAATAGTTTTTCTTGCTCCTTACGTGCCTCAGTAATATCTTGTTCACAATTTTTGCCCCATTCCTCCAAATCTTGGTCCAGACGAGCCTTTTCGTCCTTTAATTCTTGTTGCATTTGCTTTTTAAATTCGATCTCCTTGTTCTTGGTATCTTCAAGCAGAGTTTCCTTTTCGGTGACTTTGGTATCCATTCTGGCCACAAGTGCATCATAGCTGGCCTTGACTTTTTCCTGGGAGGTCTTTTTTTCGGTTTGGTGTCTGTTTGCTGTAGTAGTTAATAATTTAGCGTCATTAGAAATGATTGAACGCTCCATGGATTCCCATTCATTCAAAGATTTGTTATAGGCCTCCGTTCTTCCTGCGATTTCTTCATCCATCGCACGTTGCGCCTCCGCCCTCTCACTCACCTCACCAAGCACAGGAGAAATCAATCCGGATGCGATTTTAGTAATATCTTCTGGTGACAAGAACAGACCACCACCCATGTTAATCTTGTTATGGAATTCCGTCTTTTTTTGGTGATTAGATTGTGCGACGGCGACAGCAGCTTTGTTATATTCCATATTAGTGAATAGCTTTCTATGCATATCACTTTTCTCAATAATATCCAATTGTCTGTCAACATTGGCCCTTGCCAAGGTCAGAACTTGCTGAGAAGTTAATTGGCTCAGGTAGGTGTCCCTCTTCTGGGCTTTTAGAGAAATGCTTTTATCGATATCCTCGCCGGGATGCATGTCTTTGACAGCATTAGCAGCTCCTAATGCAAATTTCATAGAATTGGCTTCTTTCTCAGCTGCAACTTTTTTACCCTTTTGTAAGTCTTGTGCTTTTGGCGCATCCACTTTCGCCATGATGTTATTCATCATCTCATTAGAGAAGCTGAATTGATTTAATCTGCCATGCTCATCAGTCCTGACTCCATATTGGAAGTTTGTCTTTTCAGGTTCCCATCTTTCC
This region includes:
- a CDS encoding putative methyltransferase (similar to YMR027W) produces the protein MTIPGRFMTNDKGTFGEYTASARWPIITQNAIDDLSEQQEAEKSNETKFEQGEVIKKELKKFRQEIIDRVPLRPFTEEEIKIANVPLSFNEYLKEHPEVNWGAVEWLFSEVYLYRRVNVLFQRQSEWSKFDIFNKLKQSTFESSFHGVVELALRYENLLPQLKEMEQDSGSNGDDILKVLFKEFIEISLWGNATDLSLLTNATLEEIKSIQGAKARAESESKIVINDTEKAWEVLIKAKAEANSRQIRVDFVLDNSGFELYADLMLAAFLLQSGLATKCIFHAKDIPYMVSDVMLKDFGILVQDLRDRKFFPSGEAATKESKALDLFAAEMDKFVSSGKIEFREDSFWTTELDYWNLDTKEVKYHGSILHKDLQNSNLVIFKGDLNYRKLTGDRKWPRTTRWETAIGPLATNGITSLSLRTCKADVQVGLPEGLDAKLSQEWEKENPGRGSWWCCSGKWAVICFCSGVLKKK
- the TAP42 gene encoding Tap42p (Essential protein involved in the TOR signaling pathway~similar to YMR028W), producing the protein MASITEQFNDIISIYSAKLEHSSLRQDSPEYQGLLLSTIEKLLNLRTAIFDRLALFSTNETIDDISTTSIKFLAVDYYLGLLISRRQSNDSGVAQRQSMKLIYLKKSIESFISFLTILQDYKLLDPLVSEKLGNFKDRYKPQLSELYAQPKNDKDLSGAQLKRKEKIELFQRNKEVSAKLHYLELELRNDGEDHDHDELLRELYLVRLSQFSLDTFNNIEQNLFECEMLSNFLKNSSHEIESPSTQIRKESNDNDSTGFTDKLENINRPLIDKKGQVLRNFTLVDKRQQLQQKVRGYGQYGPTMSVEEFLDKEFEDGRVLQGGEEPEQVPDEENMHWQDKETYKAREWDEFKESHAKGSGNTMNRG
- the FAR8 gene encoding Far8p (Protein involved in recovery from arrest in response to pheromone~similar to YMR029C), with translation MAINQTHVHPHYTLPGVMHYLQTEFTKNERDRITWELERSEMKARIAELEGENRDLKHQLNQIQSKAVSAEGETAKKPVPDSLLKSKLAVQENVKEIIYLLKSPNTVNQLESLNSRDAGSDLHDLEKLNMNTPKEEGSAKTNGMDILNNALLNVKPKPKQDSSRPSSPTKVKSLFSTTNKRENNNTISEIHSELPKVDIISSYGDRMALYDADTKSLEIHQVDANMNSKSVKKMSLGQDSNIVKLLWVSTSKFIVIEKSLHLKLFSISTASLISDLDLLQNSDQQFSFSDIINIDFKNKWLLIAGKNKPQIKIWELGNIEATEDVPINIKETYDITHDNDNGGSNDSTDILDCILGITEKSLILLSSNPYQLTIYDFEGKLLQKIDLKIDTILSGKPDEESYHLFLDRKTSKLLIQLSNERLLVYSFDKKKIVLKEQLTPSSTQPIQLNLNDGIIAISYNNGDFEFRNLDDLKPSIDQFVVANINSSESEGPVIFSSNLMVDSTPVLITVNKNNEILLHKIKI
- the RSF1 gene encoding Rsf1p (Protein required for respiratory growth~similar to YMR030W); the protein is MKDLNPEMGKSATTKGPSQDNRGMVDIVTLPNFPCNRSVTPHEEINLAPSKMETPRILNMTMIPDYLQKENFSPDFSSATVSAKSSPVNVTHDESLSLGTIGSNNAKSSKYAVQRQQQQQQQQQQQQQQVADFIENNIQLLSSETLNFRSDIMKSLELPIPRRRDIKGNHLSKLLFAKSPLTINTYCQFYDRKTKRICNQEMIWKDKNSREKHGSRKYQRHLSKVHDVQLTPNNFTEFFDHNSPLFQECYDYQSRLMGDLLVEPDTKPKEKKKKQKENANRNLPETGQSLINYQVQQQNVRELQSKIAMNDLIEILIDLNIPFSVLDYQPMRNWLIKYSIISTDTLPDEVYFKTDPDVNELEHNSNSLNNNNNGTPHNHNQNQHTN
- the EIS1 gene encoding Eis1p (Component of the eisosome required for proper eisosome assembly~similar to YMR031C), whose product is MSLISAVEERDIPDIGKTLSGGGSRTSSITSSKKSLKHGSRSLKKPRVYQTTGEPLSREALYKAKLKYGVYQSPAQSYSIGVSDAHAASDKAANLAHDNQTTVEAYKRMFIDPNATKAASKMGPKVVRNNSVASTTSKSSKESQVKRKAKESPGAAASKAYSMTMETTSLSSQTNSRSYSITSASSVLSGASSSLSSTVNPKPKSLNLEKVLVGAEKKAESRIKERWEPEKTNFQYGVRTDEHGRLNQFSFSNEMMNNIMAKVDAPKAQDLQKGKKVAAEKEANSMKFALGAANAVKDMHPGEDIDKSISLKAQKRDTYLSQLTSQQVLTLARANVDRQLDIIEKSDMHRKLFTNMEYNKAAVAVAQSNHQKKTEFHNKINMGGGLFLSPEDITKIASGLISPVLGEVSERAEAQRAMDEEIAGRTEAYNKSLNEWESMERSIISNDAKLLTTTANRHQTEKKTSQEKVKASYDALVARMDTKVTEKETLLEDTKNKEIEFKKQMQQELKDEKARLDQDLEEWGKNCEQDITEARKEQEKLLKPYHEDLANAEAEHKTLVEERDTINAEISRLQDAIVDHKRKISGYGDDLDAQKNRNIREDDKLMELGQTKESLESHLNDDVIILANKAKEQAELSTKEARLKQLEVDSLINERKSELNATEIELKKEKLSLLEAMKDVASARGDDKIDEEKVKRLIGMTSEEYLTQSKPVKKNVEDLPTQLEKIEEGDEVKKGEAVDAKSKNSGGAEIPMNTITKTATNTGSVAQTKESEKNSSIGNKSTGKKEDADDGNSAEDIPVSPKAGDKKSLGVSPDSLEHTFSGFSQGSSIEDDQDAIDNKEGK